A window of Raineyella sp. W15-4 contains these coding sequences:
- a CDS encoding NADP-dependent oxidoreductase, with translation MSRAALYDQLGGPEVLFVGEVADPAPGHGEVAVRVRAAGLNPIDAKLRSGFARSDAPFPRRVGSDLAGTVEAVGENATYWDGTPVAVGDEVLGRGAGSVAERVVAPAAGLTHRPETVPVEVAGGLDIAGLTAVSCLVTVPVGPGDTVLVGGATGGVGLVVSQLAIAAGATVLGTGSARNHEFLRSLGVVPVGYGEVLADRVTSYGTVTAVVDCHGREALDAGVRLGVPTDRMTAIAAYAALAELGVRNVERAARTAENLAGLVDQIAAGRVVFPVAATFHLDEVAAAFAALESSHAPGKIVVLP, from the coding sequence ATGAGCAGAGCAGCGTTGTATGACCAGCTCGGAGGTCCTGAGGTCCTCTTCGTCGGGGAGGTCGCCGATCCTGCGCCCGGCCATGGTGAGGTGGCGGTGCGGGTGCGTGCCGCGGGCCTGAACCCGATCGACGCGAAGCTGCGCAGCGGCTTCGCCCGTTCCGACGCTCCGTTCCCGCGGCGCGTCGGGTCCGATCTGGCCGGCACGGTCGAGGCGGTCGGGGAGAACGCGACCTATTGGGACGGGACGCCGGTCGCGGTCGGTGATGAGGTGCTCGGCCGGGGTGCTGGCTCCGTCGCCGAACGGGTCGTGGCCCCCGCCGCCGGCCTCACCCACCGGCCGGAGACTGTTCCGGTCGAGGTGGCCGGCGGCCTGGACATCGCCGGGCTCACCGCCGTCTCCTGCCTGGTCACCGTCCCGGTCGGGCCCGGTGACACCGTCCTGGTCGGGGGCGCCACCGGCGGGGTCGGTCTCGTCGTCAGCCAACTGGCAATCGCGGCGGGTGCGACGGTCCTCGGCACCGGGTCCGCGCGGAACCATGAGTTCCTCCGGTCGCTGGGTGTCGTGCCCGTGGGGTACGGGGAGGTGCTGGCTGACCGGGTGACCTCGTACGGCACGGTCACCGCGGTGGTCGACTGCCATGGCCGTGAAGCCCTCGATGCCGGGGTCCGGCTCGGTGTTCCGACCGACCGGATGACGGCCATCGCGGCGTACGCGGCCCTCGCCGAGCTCGGGGTGCGCAACGTGGAGCGCGCCGCCCGGACGGCGGAGAACCTTGCCGGGCTGGTCGACCAGATCGCCGCCGGGCGAGTGGTGTTCCCGGTCGCGGCGACGTTCCACCTGGACGAGGTGGCGGCGGCGTTCGCCGCGCTGGAGTCCTCGCATGCGCCGGGGAAGATCGTCGTCCTGCCCTGA
- a CDS encoding M15 family metallopeptidase translates to MTSSASNFQHGTVSWTRAGSTAITWDLHPSVRQTTTADVASTYRAGCPVGPAQLRTIDLDYRDFDGNLRRGQIIVRDSVVNDVISAFSKAYGSGYEMRQITNPNAFGGDDPTQMAADNTSGFNCRAVVGNPYSQSPHSYGTAVDVNTVENPYRDGNGTWWPGNGSQYILGGVQDRLQTDPAVLRTDSTLTRALEGSGWFWGGRWNPGRDYQHFQK, encoded by the coding sequence TTGACAAGCTCCGCCAGCAACTTCCAGCACGGCACCGTCTCGTGGACCCGCGCCGGCAGCACCGCGATCACCTGGGACCTGCACCCGTCGGTGCGCCAGACCACCACCGCCGATGTTGCCTCCACCTACCGCGCCGGCTGCCCGGTGGGGCCGGCCCAACTGCGCACGATCGACCTGGACTACCGCGACTTCGACGGGAACCTGCGCCGCGGCCAGATCATCGTCCGCGACAGCGTCGTCAACGACGTCATCTCCGCCTTCAGCAAGGCGTACGGTTCCGGCTACGAGATGCGCCAGATCACCAATCCGAATGCCTTCGGTGGTGACGACCCGACTCAGATGGCGGCCGACAACACGTCCGGGTTCAACTGCCGGGCGGTGGTCGGCAACCCGTACTCCCAGAGCCCCCACTCGTACGGCACCGCAGTGGACGTGAACACGGTGGAGAATCCCTACCGGGACGGCAACGGCACCTGGTGGCCCGGCAACGGCAGCCAGTACATCCTCGGCGGGGTGCAGGACCGTCTGCAGACCGACCCGGCAGTGCTGCGCACCGACTCGACGCTGACCCGCGCCCTCGAGGGCAGCGGATGGTTCTGGGGCGGCCGCTGGAACCCGGGCCGCGACTACCAGCACTTCCAGAAGTAG
- a CDS encoding LacI family DNA-binding transcriptional regulator, translating into MTKEHPVRRPESPHSVTLKDIAREAGVHVSTVSRVLRQKEPARGWTPTAVQVREIARRLGYRPNSLAAGLRTSRSHSIGLLMPRLTDTVIATICESIEAAARYAGYQTLLTSPPDTMNAQMESLDFLLSRQVSGIIATSLHRDDALFISKLRSLPIPFITANRHVGDSIPAVVSDDFEGGRKATEYLIHLGHRRIGIVAGPRHASTGYDRLLGYRRALEESGLEIDDSLVIHSEWEVEGGVLGAHTLLALADPPTAIFAVNDTAAVGVMGAAHQRGLSIPGDLSLIGYNDIPIVAQLPIPLTTVRSDLGQMGSTAVHTLIRAIEGGALTSVKLPVSLIMRSSTAPPR; encoded by the coding sequence GTGACCAAGGAACATCCGGTGAGGCGACCGGAGTCGCCCCACTCGGTGACGCTCAAGGACATCGCGCGCGAGGCCGGCGTACACGTGTCGACCGTCTCGCGAGTGTTGAGGCAGAAGGAACCTGCTCGCGGATGGACACCGACCGCGGTTCAGGTGCGGGAGATCGCTCGGCGCCTCGGGTATCGTCCCAACTCGCTGGCGGCCGGTCTGCGTACGAGCCGCTCGCACTCCATCGGGCTTCTGATGCCGCGTCTCACCGACACGGTCATCGCGACGATCTGCGAGTCGATCGAGGCGGCGGCGCGGTATGCCGGCTACCAGACACTTCTCACCTCGCCACCTGACACCATGAACGCCCAGATGGAATCTTTGGACTTCTTGCTCTCGCGACAGGTCTCGGGGATCATCGCAACCTCGCTTCACCGCGATGATGCGCTGTTCATCTCCAAATTGCGGAGTTTGCCGATCCCTTTCATTACCGCGAACCGACATGTCGGTGACAGCATCCCGGCGGTGGTCAGCGATGATTTTGAGGGGGGACGCAAAGCCACTGAATACCTCATTCATCTCGGGCACCGCCGTATTGGTATCGTGGCGGGTCCGCGACACGCCTCGACCGGCTACGACCGATTGCTCGGGTATCGCAGGGCGCTCGAGGAGTCCGGACTGGAGATCGACGATTCCCTTGTGATCCATTCCGAGTGGGAGGTCGAAGGAGGTGTACTCGGAGCGCACACCCTGCTCGCGCTCGCCGATCCGCCGACGGCGATCTTCGCCGTCAACGACACGGCGGCGGTAGGGGTCATGGGCGCGGCACACCAGCGCGGCCTGTCGATCCCGGGCGATCTGTCACTCATCGGCTACAACGACATCCCGATCGTCGCCCAGCTGCCGATCCCCCTGACCACTGTCAGGTCGGATCTCGGTCAGATGGGCTCGACCGCGGTGCACACGCTCATCCGTGCGATAGAGGGCGGAGCCCTGACCAGCGTGAAGCTGCCGGTGTCACTGATCATGCGGTCATCCACCGCTCCGCCTCGCTAA
- a CDS encoding IS256 family transposase, with product MTMAISPERAERRRAQKELADQLKASGAMDEIFAKIDAGEPLTGEGGLLGSMLKATLERGLEVELTDHLGYERGDPAAAMFDNSRNGTSSKTVTTEVGDIELAVPRDRQGSFTPMLVAKGQRRLDGIDGMIISLYAGGMTIRDIQHHLASTLGTELSHETISKITDQIAEEVLAWQTRPLEALYPVIYLDAIVVKVRDGGHVRNKAAHIAVGVDLDGVKHVLGIWVQTTEGAKFWASVCAELANRGVRDVLIVCCDGLTGFPDAIAATWPYATVQTCVVHLIRASMRFVAYGDRKAVAAALKPIYTAANDDAALEALAAFEDSSLGRKYPATVKTFTDAWERFTPFLAFPPELRRVIYTTNAIESLNYQLRKVTKNRGHFPNDAAVVKLLWLAICNIEDKRARDRAKEKGLPAGRRKASGRLVEGQIVTNWKAALGQLAIAYPDRINPYL from the coding sequence ATGACTATGGCTATTAGCCCGGAACGTGCTGAGCGGCGTCGGGCTCAGAAGGAGCTCGCTGACCAGTTGAAGGCGTCCGGGGCGATGGATGAGATCTTCGCCAAGATCGATGCTGGTGAGCCGTTGACCGGTGAGGGTGGCCTGTTGGGCAGCATGCTGAAGGCCACCTTGGAGCGGGGCTTGGAGGTCGAGCTGACCGACCACCTGGGCTACGAACGTGGGGACCCGGCGGCGGCGATGTTCGACAACTCCCGCAACGGCACCAGCTCCAAGACCGTGACGACCGAGGTCGGAGACATCGAGTTGGCCGTGCCGCGGGACCGGCAGGGCTCGTTCACCCCGATGCTGGTCGCGAAGGGCCAGCGCCGCCTGGACGGCATCGATGGGATGATCATCAGCTTGTACGCCGGCGGGATGACGATCCGTGACATCCAGCACCACCTGGCCTCGACGCTGGGTACCGAGTTGTCGCACGAGACGATCAGCAAGATCACCGATCAGATCGCCGAGGAAGTCCTGGCCTGGCAAACCCGGCCGCTGGAAGCGTTGTACCCGGTGATCTACCTCGACGCGATCGTGGTGAAGGTCCGCGACGGCGGGCACGTGCGGAACAAGGCCGCTCACATCGCGGTCGGCGTCGACCTCGATGGCGTCAAGCACGTCCTGGGGATCTGGGTCCAAACCACCGAAGGGGCGAAGTTCTGGGCGTCGGTGTGCGCCGAGCTCGCCAACCGCGGGGTGCGTGACGTGCTGATCGTGTGCTGCGACGGGCTGACCGGGTTCCCCGACGCGATCGCGGCAACCTGGCCGTACGCGACCGTGCAAACCTGCGTGGTGCACCTCATCCGCGCGTCGATGCGGTTCGTCGCCTACGGCGACCGCAAAGCCGTTGCCGCAGCGTTGAAGCCGATCTACACCGCCGCGAACGACGACGCCGCGCTGGAAGCCCTGGCCGCGTTCGAGGACAGCAGCCTGGGCCGTAAGTACCCGGCGACCGTGAAGACGTTCACCGACGCGTGGGAACGGTTCACACCGTTCCTGGCGTTCCCGCCCGAACTGCGCCGGGTCATCTACACCACGAACGCGATCGAGTCGCTGAACTACCAGCTCCGCAAGGTCACCAAGAACCGCGGACACTTCCCCAACGACGCCGCCGTGGTCAAGCTGCTCTGGCTGGCGATCTGCAACATCGAGGACAAACGCGCCCGCGACCGCGCCAAAGAGAAAGGCCTACCCGCCGGCAGGCGCAAAGCATCCGGCAGGCTCGTCGAAGGCCAGATCGTCACCAACTGGAAAGCCGCCCTCGGCCAACTCGCCATCGCCTACCCCGACCGCATCAACCCCTACCTGTAA